From Slackia heliotrinireducens DSM 20476:
CTTCGGCACGAGCTGGGATATCGGCGATATCCTGAGCGGATTCGGCATGGGCGGTGCAGGCCAAGCGCAGGGCTTCGGCGGTTACGGCGCCGGAGGCTACGGCACCGGCGGCTACCAGCGTGCCCCGCGTCCCGTGAAGGGCCGCGACATGAACGTTACCCTGAACGTCACGTTCGAGGAGGCGTTCAACGGCTGCGTCAAGAAGGTCAGCGTGAAGGTGCCGGGAACGTCCACCACTGAAACGCTGGACGTGAAGGTGCCGGCCGGCGCGGTCGAAGGCGGCCGCGTGCGGTTCCGCGGCAAGGGAGCCGCAGGTCAAAACGGCGGGGAAGCAGGCGACCTGCTCATCACCACCCATGTGGGCGACCACCCGTTCTACACCCGCGACGGCGCCGACGTGCTGATGGACCTGCCGGTCACGTTCGCCGAAGCTGCCTTGGGCGCAAGCGTTGTGGTGCCTGCTCCCGACGGCACGAAGGTGCGCGTGAAGATTCCTGCAGGCACGCAGGACGGACGCCAGCTGAAACTTGCTGGCAAGGGCGCTGCCAACGTGAAGGGCGGCGGCCCTGGCGCTCTCAACATTACGATTCGCGTGAAGACCCCGACGAGTCTGACCGACGCCCAGCGTGAGGCGTTGGAGCAGCTCAAGACGGCAGACGACCAGGCCGGCGTCAACGTACGAACGCATCTGGGCGTATAGAAGGAAGATGGAAGGTGTGTGCGATGGAGGATAGGAACCGACCGCTCTACATGATCGGCGTTGCTGCGAAATTAGCGGGCGTGCACCCGCAGACCCTGCGTATTTACGAGCAGAAGGGCCTGGTCACGCCTCAGCGTTCCAGCGGCAACACCCGCATGTACTCGCAGGCCGATATCGATCGGCTGGAGCTCATCAACGAGCTGACTGCCGAGGGCATCAACCTGGCGGGCGTCATCCGCATTCTGGACCTGAAGGGCCGCCTGGAAGAGCGTGACGAGGAAATCGACTCGCTGCACAAGAAGGTTCGCCGCCTGGCCGACCGCGTGCATGAGCTGGAAACCCGTGCCGACGTAACCGCCCTGATGCTTCCCGAACCCACCGCCATCCGCCGCATCGACCGCTGATGTGCCACTAGGGACGTTTCCCAATGACACAAAAATGTGCCACTAGGGACACATTCCACGGGCACATCCACACCAACGACCCCTTGGAGGGAGAAACGAAATGAGACTGGACAAGCTTGCAATCACGGCTCAAGAGGCGTTCCAGAACGCCATGAGCATCGCGGGCGACGCCGATACCGCATCGGTGGACTCCATCCACCTGCTCAAGGCGTTGCTCGACTCCAACGAGAATAACCTTTCCGCCATCATCAAGCGCGTGGGCGCCGACCCCACGCAGCTCAAGGTGAACGTGAACAAGGCCATCGACAACGGCGCCAAGGTCACGGGCGGTGTCATGGGCATGCCCCTTCCCACCCAGAACCTGATGGCGGTTATCGACAACGCTGTCAAGATCGCCGAAAAGATGGGTGACAGCTACGCCACCAGCGAACACCTGCTGATAGCGCTGGCCGAAGACAAGGGCCAGGCCGGCAAGATTCTGAACATGGCCGGCGTCACCCGTAAGACCGTGGAAGAGGCCTATGACAACCTGCGCGGCGATTCCCGCGTGACCGACCAGACCACCAAGTTGGAGCTGGACGCGCTGAACACCTACGGCCAGAACCTGACCCAGATGGCCCGCGAAGGCAAACTGGACCCGGTTATCGGCCGCTCTGAGGAGATCCGCCGCACCATCCAGGTGCTTTCCCGCCGCACGAAGAACAACCCCGTGCTCATCGGTGAACCTGGCGTCGGCAAGACCGCCATCGTCGAGGGCTTGGCGCAGCGTATCGTCGCAGGCGACGTGCCCACCAGCTTGAAGGACCGCGACCTGATTGCCCTTGACCTGGGCCAGATGGTCGCCGGCGCGAAGTACCGCGGCGAGTTCGAGGACCGCTTGAAGGCCGTCCTGAACGAGGTCAAGCAGAGCGACGGCCGCATCATCCTGTTCATCGACGAGCTGCACACCATCGTGGGCGCCGGCTCCACTGGCGACAGCTCCATGGACGCGGGCAACATGCTCAAGCCTGCGCTGGCCCGCGGCGAGCTGCACGCCATCGGCGCAACCACGCTGGACGAGTATCGCAAATACATCGAGAAGGACGCCGCGCTCGAGCGCCGCTTCCAGACCGTCATCGTGGGCGAGCCGAGCGTCGAAGACACCATCGCCATCCTGCGCGGCCTGAAGGAGAAGTACGAGATCCACCACGGCGTGCGCATCACGGACAGCGCCATCGTGTCGGCGGCGGAGCTTTCGAACCGCTACATTTCGGACCGTTTCCTGCCCGACAAGGCCATCGACCTGATGGACGAGGCCGCCAGTCGCCTGCGCATCGAGATCGACTCCATGCCGCAGGAGATTGACCAGGCAGAACGCAAGTACACGCAGATGCAGATCGAAGAGCAGGCCCTCATGAAGGAGGACGACGAGCCCTCCAAGCAGCGTCTGGAAGAACTGCGCGGCCAAATGGCCACCGCCAAGGAATGGCTGGATGCCCGCAAGGCCGAGTGGCGTAACGAGAAGGACGTCATTGAGAGCGTCCAGCGCCTGAAGGCCGAAATCGACGCCGCCCATGTGGAGGAGGAGCAGGCCACCCGCGAAGGCGACCTGTCCCGCGCGTCCGAGATCCGCTATGCGCGCATTCCCGAACTGCAGCGCCAGCTGGCTGAAGCCGAAGAGGCCGTCAACGCCAAGCAGGGCGACGGCGCCATTCTGAAGGAAGAGGTTTCCGAAGAGGAGATCGCCGAGGTCGTGAGCTCCTGGACCGGTATCCCCGTCAGCAAGATGATGCAGGGCGAGTTGGCCAAGCTGGTCGACCTGGAGGCAAAGCTCCACGAGCGCGTCGTTGGTCAGGACGAGGCCGTTTCCGCAGTTGCCGGCGCCATCCGCCGCAACCGCGCGGGCCTTTCCGACCCCGACCGACCCATCGGCAGCTTCCTGTTCCTGGGTCCCACCGGCGTGGGCAAGACCGAGCTGGCCAAGGCGCTGGCCGAGTACCTATTCGACACCGAGCGCGCCATGGTGCGTATCGACATGTCCGAGTACATGGAGAAGTTCAGCGTGCAGCGTCTGATCGGTGCCCCTCCGGGATACGTGGGCTACGACGAGGGCGGCCAGCT
This genomic window contains:
- a CDS encoding DnaJ C-terminal domain-containing protein — encoded protein: MAGTPDYYKTLGVSRNATDEEIKKAYRKLARKHHPDAGGDEAKFKEINEAYEVLSDKKKRQVYDQFGSTGGRMPGGYSTGGANPFAGMGSWADILESIRHGEGAFGTSWDIGDILSGFGMGGAGQAQGFGGYGAGGYGTGGYQRAPRPVKGRDMNVTLNVTFEEAFNGCVKKVSVKVPGTSTTETLDVKVPAGAVEGGRVRFRGKGAAGQNGGEAGDLLITTHVGDHPFYTRDGADVLMDLPVTFAEAALGASVVVPAPDGTKVRVKIPAGTQDGRQLKLAGKGAANVKGGGPGALNITIRVKTPTSLTDAQREALEQLKTADDQAGVNVRTHLGV
- a CDS encoding heat shock protein transcriptional repressor HspR, giving the protein MEDRNRPLYMIGVAAKLAGVHPQTLRIYEQKGLVTPQRSSGNTRMYSQADIDRLELINELTAEGINLAGVIRILDLKGRLEERDEEIDSLHKKVRRLADRVHELETRADVTALMLPEPTAIRRIDR
- the clpB gene encoding ATP-dependent chaperone ClpB; translated protein: MRLDKLAITAQEAFQNAMSIAGDADTASVDSIHLLKALLDSNENNLSAIIKRVGADPTQLKVNVNKAIDNGAKVTGGVMGMPLPTQNLMAVIDNAVKIAEKMGDSYATSEHLLIALAEDKGQAGKILNMAGVTRKTVEEAYDNLRGDSRVTDQTTKLELDALNTYGQNLTQMAREGKLDPVIGRSEEIRRTIQVLSRRTKNNPVLIGEPGVGKTAIVEGLAQRIVAGDVPTSLKDRDLIALDLGQMVAGAKYRGEFEDRLKAVLNEVKQSDGRIILFIDELHTIVGAGSTGDSSMDAGNMLKPALARGELHAIGATTLDEYRKYIEKDAALERRFQTVIVGEPSVEDTIAILRGLKEKYEIHHGVRITDSAIVSAAELSNRYISDRFLPDKAIDLMDEAASRLRIEIDSMPQEIDQAERKYTQMQIEEQALMKEDDEPSKQRLEELRGQMATAKEWLDARKAEWRNEKDVIESVQRLKAEIDAAHVEEEQATREGDLSRASEIRYARIPELQRQLAEAEEAVNAKQGDGAILKEEVSEEEIAEVVSSWTGIPVSKMMQGELAKLVDLEAKLHERVVGQDEAVSAVAGAIRRNRAGLSDPDRPIGSFLFLGPTGVGKTELAKALAEYLFDTERAMVRIDMSEYMEKFSVQRLIGAPPGYVGYDEGGQLTEAVRRRPYTVILLDEIEKAHPDVFNILLQVLDDGRLTDGQGRVVNFKNAIIIMTSNVGSQSIRDYGTQRQQQQQSGNMMEDMMSGDIEKLAQSMADLQTKVNDALRNTFRPEFLNRIDEIITFNALTSKEIEPIVGLQIKDVQKRLAERRIDLVVSPAAVEQLAIDGYDPVFGARPLKRLIQREVVDRVANEMVAGHIMEGATVVIDSDILEGYSCTVENPVA